A single window of Bacteroidales bacterium DNA harbors:
- a CDS encoding DUF4372 domain-containing protein, with translation MIDLIPKHIFYNAVHRYQADKGYSTYKAYDQFAAMIFGQV, from the coding sequence ATAATAGATTTAATACCAAAACATATTTTTTACAATGCTGTCCACAGGTATCAAGCAGACAAAGGGTATTCTACATATAAGGCTTATGATCAATTTGCAGCTATGATTTTCGGAC